The DNA window CCTgggccgccaccgccgccaggTCGATGATCACCTTCACGAACCGCTTGCCCTCCTTGGAGGTGCGCGACAGGAGGCCGAAGATGCCCGGCACCACGCACAGGCAGTTGGTCAGCATGGCGCCCTGGATGGCGTCGATCTGGGGCAGAACAACGAACATCAGCAGGGCCATGCCCACGGCACTCAGGCTCTCCATCAGCCAGACGAATAGGAAGTGGCCCGTCTTCGGCACCTTGAAGGTCTTGAAGAAGCAGATGCGGGCGGATCGAATCAGGGCTCCGATCTCGGGAAGGGCGTAGGCTATGAGCAGCGCCCAGATCCAAGCCACTCGCTCCTCCTCCGGGAGTCGCACTACGAAGCTTTTGTCACGACCCTTGggaaaatacataaataaagtAAGTGTTTACACGTTAAATGGGTGTAGTGCTCTTACCAAGTCTTTGTTGCAGTACTCCATCTTCTTATCCTTGCGCACCTGCGAGGTCATAAAGAGCATTGTGCCCTTGGCGATGACGCCACCGGTTAAAACTATGATAAACGTAATCACATAGGCGAAGATCTTCAAGATCTTCACGGTTAATTCTAAGCACTCCTGATTCGCCGTCGACCCGGTCTCAATCTTGATTGGCGGATCCCGGAAGACATCCCAACCCTTCGTCTCTTGTATGGTGCGTTGGCTGAAAATAGAATGAGGTTTTATTAAGTGTTGTATGATGAACTTGTATAGCAAATGTTCTGTTAGTAATTAGAACTAAGAATGGCGTTGGCTACAAACCGATCTATTCTAAAACCAACTGCTCAAAGTGACagtgaaaatttaaaaagtaattATAAAATGAAACAACGGAATTCAGGAAATAAAAGAAATCTTGAAAAAAGTTGTACTACAACATAAAAGAAACCCGATCAGATCACATAGCACTGCATTTGCATTGCTCACTCGACTGGATGATCTCGACTTCCGGCACTTTATAGACCCGACTCCGCCCCGCTCCGAACCAAAAGTGATTGTGAGGCAATAGCGGTCGCAGCTGGTTTAATGACAGCTTTCTGGCTGATACGCGCTCGATTTAGTTGTCTTTCGCGGTAGTTGGGCACCGCTATACACATGGAGGAAACTCATACTTGATCCGGTGAAGAGACCTACCTGCCGCCGTAGATGTCGTGGGTGAGGGGCGAACTCTCGTCGTCGGTGAAGTTGTTGTCATCGCTGTCGCCGTGCTCCCCGGCGGTTCCCGCTCCGGCTCCTTGGCCCGGAGGGGCCATGGGGCGATGCCGCATCGCAGACATCTCCCACGGTTGGTGCTAGCCCCAATCCTGGAGTGGGTGGCCAATGATCGGCTGCAAAAAGAGAAGAGAGGAGGGAAAAGGGGTAAGTAATTTAGCCCAGGTTGCGATTGTTCGATAAGCCGGTTTTAATGGACCTGCAATTTATGGCCATGGAACTTGGCTCCCAAGGACAGGCGTCCTTTGACTCCGCCCTTAGACCGGTTTGAGTGCATACCTTCAAGTTCCAAGATGGACCTTGAACGCTTCTGTTACATGAATACTGAAAGAATTCGATGATTTCGAAACATATCGTTCCCAACAAAAAAGTCGCAGTCTAAATTATGGATTGTGTAAAATGAGAAACAGATGGGATATCGCTAATTTGAAATTGGACCAGTTTTATACATGTATTTCTTCTCAGTGTAGACTGATTTTAGTGACTCATGGCTTGGGCATCTCTGCGATTAAATTTACATGACTGCAGAGCTTCGTGCGCTTCTGGATTTTCCCCATCaacttttcactttcactTCTGTAACTTTCGGCATGGAGTTATTTAAGAAATGGCTGGAGCTCCGCAAGTCGCATGCTCCAGCCGAGACTCGGATTCGCATCACTTGTTCCACATATGGCACGGAACTGAGACCGATGTTGCCTGGGTCTTCTCTTTTTATGGTAATTAGGTACGATTACTTTGAATTGCCGTCGCAGTTTGCAGCACTTCTCGTATTGTTCTGCCAATGGAGGCCTTGTACCAGATTCCCGTCCGATCGCAATATTTGTGGTTAGAGGCAAATCGGAGATGTTACTCAGTTGGTATATTGGAGGCGATAGAAAGATTTAGTTGTAGGGAAACccaatgttatttatttaatgatgAAAATCAACCTAACTGCTGGGTTGTAGTAACTACAAGAAAAACAAGAGAGTCGAGTTCCTCCAATATCAGTTTGTGGGAAGTGCTGCGGAGAAATTTCCATATTCTTTTCGCATATTAATATTggcaaatcaaaataacttgGATCTTAAAATTCGACTACATCCGGAAAATCGTAGAATACGTCAGAAGAACTGGGCGACACTTGAGCAGATACACCGTTGTTGACCGACACCAATCGGTTTTTGTTGCGAGGAGAAGATTCTTCAATTCGGTGAGGTTCAGGATAGGATTGAAAGGCTTGCTGCAATCCGAGTCGCTTGGACAGATTTCCAGGCGTTACGATATGATTGCACGCACTGGCCCCCACGATCGACTCCTTGGGCAGGGATCCTCCACTTTGTCGTTGCCTACTTCGAATATCATGCTCGTTCTTGCGGCTCGTAGTTTTCTTTGGAGCTTTGTCGCTCTCGAGAGGATTGCTCTTTCGTGATTTGCTGGACCTGCTGGACTGAACGCCCCCGAGCTGCGCGGCAAGAGGATGGCACCGCTTAAAGCGGGTGTCCAGACTGAGATTCACCACCAAGGCGGATCTCTCCGCCTCGTACTTCCGACGCACGGCCTCCATTTGCTGGATGAGCTGCCGCTCCCCCGGATTTACGGGCCGCTTGGAGGTAGCCTTGCGTAGCCGCTTTGTGATCTCCACCTCCGACATGAAGCACTTGACCAGCCGCTTTATTAGCGTTTTGAATTGCTGATCGCTGATGGGACGACGATCGACCTGGACCACGCGGAAAGTGGCGTTCTCCACCTGATCCGGATCGATCTGACCCCTCATCATCAGTGGCGGCAGCTGGACGCCCCGATTGCTGGACAGCTGGGAGCTGCTTAGCTGGGTGACCTCGAAGGTGGGTGCTACTGCTTGTGTCCCCTTCACAGTGCCACCAGCCATGGATTTTTTGAATAGAGTGGCTGAATTCCCGGCTAGCATGATGTATCAGGAAATTTGGAGCCCCTTATTGCATTGCTGTGCTACACGGAATCTAAACAATCGACTTGACAAATTTTACAAAGTTGAAAGTTTGACGGAAAAAACCAGAAAGCAGACTAACGAAAAGATATCCTTTTTTGATTTCTATTTGTATGTGCTATGTAAATATTGTGTTTTAAGGGTTATAGAAGTGGACAGTATTAAACCCTCTGGCGAAGCAACGCTAGTTTGTTTGTAACAATCAAATTCAAGTTGGATAAAGAAAGTggtttaatattaatattaataaaatgagAGGACAGCTTGTTAATGGATTGATTTTGAGATTTAGTAATGTTATTTCCAAATCACAACCAACTGATGTGGGATGCTGTGTACTACATATGGTCCTTGTGGAGGATTCTGCGCACAAGGACTGGGACTCTCCACTCCCCCGCAAAAGGACGAACGCACAATTTTGAAGCTTATGCCGGCAAGGGTGGTTTTTACTGCCACATCCTGGGAGGTGGAGGTGTCAGGATGCGAAAGTGTGGTGAAAGTGTGTCCTGGGAGTGCTCATTTTGAGCTTTATAGGGCAGGGACAAACGTGACGTTTCAACCGGACCGTGTGGCCTAAAGGATAAGGCGTCGGACTTCGAATCCGAAGATTGCAGGTTCGAGTCCTGTCACGGTCGATTTACCGGCTAAATGCATTTTTTGCATAGAGTGGGTTCTTCTTTAGTAACTTCTTTAGTTACTATCCTTGCATGGTTTGCTTACTGAAAAACTCAtcttgtttgttttgaaaCACAATAAACACCAGTTTCTGTCGACTCTTTGGCAACGCAAAATGCCAAATCAATTAggtatgaaaaaaaaaaacaactgacCAACCTAAAACCGATTGGATCGACCACTGGCAATGAATATCCAGCAGATATCTTGTCTTCTCCAAGTCTTCTAAATATCAAATGTCCACTAGAGGTGATTTTTTGAGCCAGTTAAACTTGTGAATTAGCTCTAATAC is part of the Drosophila sechellia strain sech25 chromosome 3R, ASM438219v1, whole genome shotgun sequence genome and encodes:
- the LOC6613937 gene encoding uncharacterized protein LOC6613937, whose product is MLAGNSATLFKKSMAGGTVKGTQAVAPTFEVTQLSSSQLSSNRGVQLPPLMMRGQIDPDQVENATFRVVQVDRRPISDQQFKTLIKRLVKCFMSEVEITKRLRKATSKRPVNPGERQLIQQMEAVRRKYEAERSALVVNLSLDTRFKRCHPLAAQLGGVQSSRSSKSRKSNPLESDKAPKKTTSRKNEHDIRSRQRQSGGSLPKESIVGASACNHIVTPGNLSKRLGLQQAFQSYPEPHRIEESSPRNKNRLVSVNNGVSAQVSPSSSDVFYDFPDVVEF